The genomic window TTTGGTAAGTTTTACCGTGTGAATGTAAAAGCCGATGGTATTTTTAGAATGGATGAAGATGCGTTCAATGAAATTTTCGTAAGAAATAACGATATGCAGATGGTTCCAGTAAAATCAATCGTAAAGTTTCATAAAGTGTATGGGCCAGAATCAGTAAACCGTTACAATCTTTATAATTCGGTAAACATTACAGCGATGGCTTTGCTTGGCTACAGTAACGGACAAATTATGGCTAATCTAGAGCAAGTTTTAGATAAACTTCCTGCTGATTATAGTTACGAATGGACAGGTTTAAGTTTGGAGGAAAAAGCAGGAGGGAGTCAAACGGTTGCTATTTTCGGATTATGTCTATTGTTTGTATTCTTCTTATTAGCAGCGCAGTACGAAAGTTATTTACTGCCACTTGCGGTATTGCTTTCTATTCCAACAGGAATTTTAGGAGCTTTTGCGGGAATTAAAGCAGTTGGTTTAGATAACAATATTTACGTTCAGGTCGGATTAATCATGCTTGTTGGACTTTTGGCTAAAAATGCCATTTTGATTGTCGAATTTGCTTTGCAGAGACGTTTGGCTGGATTAACTATAATCGATGCAGCAATTGAAGGGGCAAAATCTAGGTTAAGACCAATTATCATGACTTCGCTGGCATTTATTGTTGGTATGATTCCGTTGATGTTTGCCTCTGGTGGAACGGCAGTCGGGAACCGATCTATCAGTGTGAGTGCCGCAGTCGGAATGTTTAGCGGTGTTGTGTTGGGTGTTTTCGTGATTCCGTTGCTTTTCATTGTATTTCAGTATTTACAGGAAAAAGTGTCAAGAAAGAAAATCGCAACTCAAGTTCAAACGATAAAAGAATAAGAATGAAAACACTATATAAAATAGGAATGGTTTTGTTTTCCGCAGCGATTATGACATCGTGTGTGGTGGGCAAAAAGTATTCTCGTACAGAATTAAATGCTCCAGAAAAATTCCGCGAAGAGGTAGCGGTTACTGGAGACACGGTTTTGCTTCCGTGGAAAAACTATTATAAAGATCCTTTGCTCGTTGCTTTGATTGAAAAAGCTTTGGTAAAAAACAATGAAGTTATTATTGCCATGAAAAGCATGGAACAGCTCGATCTCAGCTATAAACAAGCCAAATTATCGTTATTACCCACACTAGATTTCGATGCCGGGGCGAGCCGTTCTTATCAATCAAAAAACTCATTAAACGGGTCATTAAGTGCTCAGTTTATTGGTAAAGACTATATGGATGATTACAGCGCCAATCTCCGTCTTTCTTGGGAAGTAGATATTTGGGGAAAGGCAGCCATGCAGAAAAGAGATGCTAAAGCAGCTTATTTTGCTCAAAAAGAAAATCTTTCGGCGTTAAAAACCCGAATTATTGTTCAAGTTGCCCAGTCGTACTACAATCTCTTAGGTTTAGATGAACAATTGAAAATTGCAGAGAAAAACATCGAATTGAGTACTAATACTTTGAACATGATGCAATTGCAATACAAATCAGGTTCGATTAGTTCTTTGGCAGTAAATCAGACCGAAGCTCAGAAAAAAACAGCTGAATTACTAGTGCCTTTAGCGAAAGCGAATATTGCAGTTCAAGAAAATGCTTTGCAGATTTTGTGCGGAGAATATCCTGATAAGATTGAAAGAGCAGGCAATATTGATGCAGCAGAAGTTTCGGTACTTTTTCCAGCAGGAATTCCAGCTTCGCTTTTAAGCAGAAGGCCAGATGTAAAAGCCAGCGAATATGCGGTTATGTCGGCTAACGCTAAAACAGGATTGGCAAAAGCAACGATGTATCCGACTTTAAGTTTGAATCCGTCAATTGGAGTTAATTCTTTTGAATTCGAAAACTGGTTTAATTTTCCAGGTTCTGTTACCAAAACGATTGCAGCCAATTTAGCGCAGCCAATTTTTAGAAAAAAAGCATTGCGAACAGCTTATG from Flavobacterium sp. KACC 22763 includes these protein-coding regions:
- a CDS encoding efflux transporter outer membrane subunit — translated: MKTLYKIGMVLFSAAIMTSCVVGKKYSRTELNAPEKFREEVAVTGDTVLLPWKNYYKDPLLVALIEKALVKNNEVIIAMKSMEQLDLSYKQAKLSLLPTLDFDAGASRSYQSKNSLNGSLSAQFIGKDYMDDYSANLRLSWEVDIWGKAAMQKRDAKAAYFAQKENLSALKTRIIVQVAQSYYNLLGLDEQLKIAEKNIELSTNTLNMMQLQYKSGSISSLAVNQTEAQKKTAELLVPLAKANIAVQENALQILCGEYPDKIERAGNIDAAEVSVLFPAGIPASLLSRRPDVKASEYAVMSANAKTGLAKATMYPTLSLNPSIGVNSFEFENWFNFPGSVTKTIAANLAQPIFRKKALRTAYEVAVIEQEKAVVQFKQSFITAVGEVNDAMSRLKYSDERMILAKDKAESLDKATSDASLLYKSGMANYLEVIAAQNSSLQNELDLVTIKLEKLNAAINLYRALGGGVE